The Ignatzschineria rhizosphaerae genome contains a region encoding:
- the pal gene encoding peptidoglycan-associated lipoprotein Pal, translated as MRKLVMKGAAVLLFGFVAAACSTTGNNNAAGTDGFGNGVGYGEGPASTYYDADYGKRGTADRIIYFDFDSDRLRTESYDVVKAHGDELRRNPNRGVWLEGHTDDRGSHEYNMGLGERRANSVRDLLLQSGANSNQIKVRSYGKEMPAVSGYDERAWAQNRRVEIVY; from the coding sequence ATGCGTAAATTAGTGATGAAAGGTGCTGCAGTACTGTTATTTGGTTTTGTTGCAGCTGCTTGTTCAACAACAGGTAACAATAACGCGGCAGGTACAGATGGATTTGGGAATGGGGTTGGATATGGCGAAGGGCCTGCGAGTACCTATTATGATGCTGATTACGGTAAACGTGGTACAGCAGACCGTATTATCTATTTTGATTTTGATTCAGACCGCCTTCGCACGGAATCATATGATGTGGTAAAAGCCCATGGCGATGAGTTAAGACGTAATCCTAATCGTGGTGTATGGCTTGAAGGACATACAGATGATCGAGGATCTCATGAGTATAATATGGGGTTAGGTGAGCGCCGTGCAAATAGCGTACGTGACCTTCTTTTACAATCAGGTGCTAATAGTAATCAGATCAAAGTTCGTAGCTATGGTAAAGAGATGCCAGCAGTATCAGGATACGATGAGCGTGCTTGGGCACAAAATCGTCGTGTAGAGATTGTTTATTAA
- the tolB gene encoding Tol-Pal system beta propeller repeat protein TolB: protein MSKNIIKNMQQWLLLMVFSLVAVMNMASAQVKLEIVKASNEAYPIALVDHATNNQAFLEIINNDLHRSGRFLPKTGLSVPEQLTTVSQADSGIWRAAGINFIVIMTPKGNMLQVDVGDTFSRTVRASRQFQYLSDEKGQRVVAHKIADFIYEAIIGVPGSFSSKVAYVSRTNRHFSLVVADADGAYPQVILESNEPILSPTWSPDGRKLAYASFEKKRNQIIVQDLYSGNRHVVISEPGINSAPTWSPDGTRLAFTLSRDGNPEIYTANIDGSNLSRLTNSPGIDTEPAWGRDGMIYFTSDRAGTPQVYKMPENGGPAVRVSTGGNYNANATISADGKLLAMMQRYPGQGFGIALMDLTTGKVKRLTNGGKDEAPSFSGNSHMILYSDGRGGLKIISTDGNVEQRFYGIGSDVRKPSWSPNLR from the coding sequence ATGAGCAAAAACATTATTAAAAATATGCAGCAATGGTTATTACTAATGGTTTTCTCATTAGTTGCTGTGATGAATATGGCAAGTGCGCAGGTGAAGTTAGAGATTGTGAAAGCTTCTAACGAGGCTTATCCTATCGCACTTGTAGATCATGCCACGAATAACCAAGCTTTTTTAGAGATCATCAATAATGATCTTCATCGTTCTGGGCGTTTTCTTCCTAAAACAGGGCTTTCAGTGCCAGAGCAGCTAACAACCGTTTCTCAAGCAGATAGTGGAATTTGGCGCGCTGCAGGTATTAACTTTATCGTGATCATGACGCCAAAAGGTAACATGCTTCAGGTAGATGTGGGTGATACCTTTAGTCGTACAGTTCGTGCTAGTCGCCAATTTCAATACCTTTCCGATGAAAAGGGTCAAAGAGTTGTAGCACATAAGATTGCCGATTTTATCTATGAAGCAATTATTGGTGTGCCGGGATCATTTAGCTCAAAAGTGGCTTATGTTTCTCGTACTAATCGTCATTTCTCATTAGTTGTGGCAGATGCTGATGGGGCTTATCCGCAAGTTATTTTAGAATCGAACGAGCCAATCTTATCGCCGACATGGTCGCCGGATGGTCGTAAATTAGCTTATGCCTCTTTTGAGAAGAAGCGTAATCAGATTATTGTTCAAGATCTCTATAGTGGTAATCGTCATGTGGTAATTAGTGAGCCGGGTATTAACTCAGCACCTACTTGGTCGCCAGATGGGACAAGATTAGCCTTTACACTTTCTCGTGATGGAAATCCTGAGATCTATACCGCTAATATTGATGGTAGCAATTTAAGTCGCTTAACCAATAGTCCTGGGATTGATACAGAACCTGCTTGGGGGCGTGATGGAATGATCTACTTTACCTCAGATAGAGCGGGTACTCCGCAAGTATATAAAATGCCAGAAAATGGTGGGCCTGCGGTCCGTGTATCGACTGGTGGTAACTATAATGCCAATGCGACAATTTCAGCAGATGGTAAGCTTTTAGCAATGATGCAGCGTTATCCTGGGCAAGGGTTTGGCATTGCGTTAATGGACTTAACAACAGGTAAAGTAAAACGTTTAACGAATGGTGGTAAAGATGAAGCCCCGAGTTTCTCGGGTAATAGTCATATGATCCTCTATTCAGATGGGAGAGGTGGTCTTAAAATCATTTCAACCGATGGTAATGTAGAGCAAAGATTCTACGGTATTGGTTCGGATGTTCGTAAGCCAAGTTGGTCTCCAAATCTACGATAA